From the genome of Ananas comosus cultivar F153 linkage group 18, ASM154086v1, whole genome shotgun sequence, one region includes:
- the LOC109724282 gene encoding anaphase-promoting complex subunit 13, with translation MAEYLLSMGILIDIVDEEWMRDTLPCDEIPLPSTMAARTDDAEETNQESQLVEGDGWRDLGLDNI, from the exons ATGGCAGAGTATCTGCTTAGCATGGGCATCCTCATAGACATTGTGGACGAGGAGTGGATGCGAGACACCCTCCCCTGTGACG AGATCCCGCTTCCGTCTACAATGGCTGCACGAACCGACGACGCTGAGGAAACGA ATCAGGAAAGTCAACTGGTGGAGGGAGATGGCTGGCGTGATCTTGGACTAGATAATATCTGA